A single genomic interval of Pseudomonas sp. FeN3W harbors:
- a CDS encoding proteasome-type protease: protein MTYCVAMNLADGLVFVSDSRTNAGVDHIATFRKLYRFGIPGERLIVLQTAGNLATSQAVVSLLRHRLLGEGANLHNVPTMFAAARLVGDTLREVIEHDASPSMASGIDMSSSFLVGGQIAGEEPQLYNLYPQGNFICATVDTPYFQIGESKYGKPILDRALRHSTALEQALRCALISFDSTIRSNLSVGMPLDVLVYRKDSLQVPDGYRVEEGDAYYEDIREQWCSNLRRMLVELPAAPGFYLD, encoded by the coding sequence TCGCCATGAACCTGGCCGATGGGCTGGTGTTCGTTTCCGATTCGCGAACCAACGCCGGCGTCGATCACATCGCCACCTTTCGCAAGCTCTACCGCTTCGGCATCCCCGGCGAGCGGCTGATCGTACTGCAGACGGCCGGCAACCTGGCCACCTCCCAGGCCGTGGTCAGCCTGCTGCGCCATCGCCTGCTGGGCGAGGGCGCGAACCTGCACAACGTGCCGACGATGTTCGCCGCGGCGCGCCTGGTGGGCGATACGCTGCGCGAGGTGATCGAGCACGACGCCTCGCCGAGCATGGCCTCGGGGATCGACATGAGCAGCTCGTTCCTGGTCGGCGGGCAGATCGCGGGCGAGGAACCGCAGCTGTACAACCTCTATCCCCAGGGCAACTTCATCTGCGCGACGGTCGACACGCCCTATTTCCAGATCGGCGAGAGCAAGTACGGCAAGCCCATCCTCGACCGCGCGCTGCGCCACTCGACGGCGCTGGAGCAGGCCCTGCGCTGCGCGCTGATCTCCTTCGACTCGACCATCCGCAGCAACCTCTCGGTGGGCATGCCGCTGGACGTGCTGGTCTACCGCAAGGACAGCCTGCAGGTGCCCGACGGCTACCGGGTGGAGGAGGGCGACGCCTACTACGAGGACATCCGCGAGCAATGGTGCAGCAACCTGCGGCGCATGCTGGTTGAACTGCCGGCCGCACCGGGGTTCTATCTGGATTGA
- a CDS encoding ribonuclease E inhibitor RraB translates to MSTTFHEDVSSTVLRRMKEGGFDFARVHPIDFYAVFPEQDRAQRAAQNFRGETINTQVFPREDGSWNLQVSKVMYATFDGIGDFEQDLEYLVEPLGGVLDGWGVTQEIEGQDT, encoded by the coding sequence ATGAGTACCACCTTCCACGAGGATGTCAGCAGCACCGTTCTGCGCCGGATGAAGGAGGGCGGTTTCGATTTCGCCCGAGTCCATCCAATCGACTTCTATGCGGTATTCCCTGAACAGGACCGCGCCCAGAGAGCCGCGCAGAACTTTCGCGGCGAAACCATCAATACCCAGGTGTTTCCGCGTGAGGACGGAAGCTGGAATCTGCAGGTAAGCAAGGTGATGTACGCGACGTTCGATGGCATCGGCGATTTCGAGCAGGATCTGGAATACCTGGTCGAACCCCTCGGTGGGGTGCTCGATGGCTGGGGCGTCACCCAGGAGATCGAAGGTCAGGACACCTGA
- a CDS encoding LysR family transcriptional regulator has product MLPDALSAQLSLFIDVLDAGSFSAAARRHGLTPSAVARRIDALEQALGCQLFSRSTHAVRPMPAALAFAERARRIVQELHLARAEATSLDSAPEGRIRIDAPAPFGRRHLAPALAEFLQAYPGVDIQLRLIDSFVDLHGEHLGEVDLVLRIGPLADTRLVATPLAPMVRVVCASPAYLERRGVPLRPEDLPDHDGLDWDALAPPHAWRFERDGRPQLLRPGRLRMVANNAEALLAGALAGLGIAHLPTWLISDQLLRGELLPLFCEGGLPQPEASGIYALRLRREADSRSRLLLEFLKNRFGPVPPWDQALQSGFKRE; this is encoded by the coding sequence ATGCTGCCCGACGCCCTTTCCGCCCAGCTCAGCCTGTTCATCGATGTGCTCGACGCTGGCAGCTTTTCTGCCGCCGCGCGCCGCCATGGCCTGACACCTTCGGCGGTGGCGCGCCGCATCGATGCACTGGAACAGGCGCTGGGCTGCCAGCTGTTCAGCCGCAGTACCCACGCGGTTCGCCCAATGCCCGCCGCGTTGGCATTCGCCGAACGCGCCCGGCGCATCGTGCAGGAACTGCATCTGGCGCGCGCCGAAGCGACGTCGCTGGACAGCGCACCGGAAGGCCGCATCCGGATCGACGCGCCGGCCCCCTTCGGTCGACGTCACCTGGCGCCGGCCCTGGCCGAATTTCTCCAGGCCTATCCGGGAGTCGATATCCAGCTGCGCCTGATCGACAGCTTCGTCGACCTGCACGGCGAGCATCTGGGTGAGGTCGATCTGGTACTGCGCATCGGCCCGCTGGCCGACACCCGTCTGGTCGCCACACCGCTGGCACCGATGGTACGAGTGGTCTGCGCCAGCCCCGCCTACCTGGAACGTCGCGGCGTGCCGCTGCGACCGGAGGATTTGCCCGACCATGATGGATTGGACTGGGATGCGCTGGCGCCGCCCCATGCGTGGCGTTTCGAGCGCGACGGGCGACCGCAACTGCTGCGCCCGGGCCGCCTGCGCATGGTGGCGAACAATGCCGAAGCGCTGCTGGCCGGGGCTTTGGCGGGACTTGGCATCGCCCACCTGCCGACCTGGCTGATCAGCGACCAGTTGCTGCGTGGCGAACTGCTGCCGCTGTTCTGCGAAGGGGGATTGCCGCAGCCGGAAGCCAGCGGCATCTATGCGCTGCGATTGCGGCGCGAGGCCGACTCGCGGAGCCGCCTATTGCTGGAGTTTCTGAAAAACCGCTTCGGCCCGGTCCCTCCCTGGGACCAGGCACTTCAGAGTGGCTTCAAGCGGGAGTGA
- a CDS encoding sulfite exporter TauE/SafE family protein, producing MLLDIGLNVLLGLALGTLGGLFGIGGGLIAIPVLGVLFGLDQQLAQGTALVMVVPNVLLAIWRYHQRNRIDWRHALALGSASFVFAIAGAAVAVSLDAGRMRMAFVGFLLALAAYTLLRVFLRPATGDGQLRHPWPWLGLLGAGAGALGGLFGVGGAVIATPILTSVFGTSQVVAQGLSLALAAPSTGVTLVTYALHHQVNWSLGLPLAVGGLLSISLGVRLAHALPERLLRLLFSVFLVASAVLLAMES from the coding sequence ATGCTGCTGGATATCGGATTGAACGTACTGCTCGGATTGGCGCTAGGCACGCTGGGCGGCTTGTTCGGTATCGGCGGCGGATTGATCGCGATTCCCGTGCTGGGCGTGCTGTTCGGCCTGGATCAGCAACTGGCGCAAGGCACCGCGCTGGTGATGGTCGTGCCCAACGTACTGCTCGCCATCTGGCGCTATCACCAGCGCAATCGCATCGACTGGCGGCATGCGCTCGCGCTGGGCAGCGCCAGTTTCGTGTTCGCCATCGCCGGTGCGGCCGTTGCCGTGTCGCTGGATGCCGGGCGCATGCGCATGGCGTTCGTCGGCTTCCTGCTGGCGCTGGCGGCTTACACCCTGCTACGGGTGTTTCTGCGCCCGGCCACCGGCGACGGACAGCTGCGTCATCCCTGGCCATGGCTGGGCCTGCTCGGCGCGGGTGCCGGAGCGTTGGGAGGGCTGTTCGGTGTCGGTGGCGCGGTCATCGCCACGCCGATTCTGACCAGTGTATTCGGCACTTCGCAGGTGGTCGCCCAAGGCCTGTCGCTGGCACTGGCGGCACCGAGCACCGGTGTCACCCTGGTCACCTATGCGCTGCATCATCAGGTCAACTGGTCGCTGGGCCTGCCGCTGGCGGTAGGCGGGTTGCTCAGCATCAGCCTGGGCGTGCGACTGGCGCACGCCTTGCCGGAGCGTCTGTTGCGACTGCTGTTCAGTGTTTTTCTGGTGGCAAGCGCCGTGCTGCTGGCGATGGAAAGCTGA
- the chrA gene encoding chromate efflux transporter, producing MPTDSQHHSTPSRLDAWTIFLVFLRLGLTSFGGPIAHLGYFREEFVQRRRWLDERSYADLVALCQFLPGPASSQVGLAIGLLRGGYRGSLAAWAGFTLPSAIALTLFALGIATWGDALPAGVLQGLKIVAVAVVAQAVWGMARTLCTDAPRIAIALAAASTVLLLPFIWSQVAVIAAAGLIGVVFFRPATTEAHVVLPVAVKRRAALTALALFFALLMLLPLLASGTDNPLLALLDAFYRAGALVFGGGHVVLPLLQAEVVQPGWVDRDTFLAGYGAAQAVPGPLFTFAAFLGASMNESSSGLLGAAVCLVAVFVPSFLLVIGVLPFWERLRSNRRTQAALAAVNAAVVGLLLAALYDPVWTSGIKAPGHFALALLALAALMYWKLPPWLVVIGGAVGGGLIGLTG from the coding sequence ATGCCCACCGACTCGCAGCATCATTCGACACCCTCCCGACTCGACGCTTGGACCATTTTTCTGGTGTTCCTGCGCCTGGGCCTCACCTCCTTTGGCGGTCCCATCGCGCATCTCGGCTATTTCCGCGAGGAGTTCGTCCAGCGTCGCCGCTGGCTGGACGAGCGCAGCTATGCCGATCTGGTCGCGCTCTGCCAGTTTCTTCCAGGCCCGGCCAGCAGCCAGGTAGGCCTGGCGATCGGTTTGCTGCGCGGCGGTTACCGTGGCTCGCTGGCGGCCTGGGCAGGCTTCACCCTGCCATCGGCGATCGCGCTGACGCTGTTCGCGCTGGGAATCGCCACATGGGGCGACGCGCTGCCTGCTGGCGTCCTTCAGGGTCTGAAGATCGTCGCCGTGGCCGTGGTTGCCCAGGCCGTCTGGGGCATGGCACGAACGCTGTGCACCGACGCGCCGCGAATCGCCATTGCGCTGGCGGCGGCGAGCACCGTGCTGCTGCTCCCGTTCATCTGGAGCCAGGTTGCGGTCATCGCCGCGGCGGGTCTGATCGGGGTGGTTTTCTTTCGCCCTGCCACCACCGAAGCACATGTCGTATTGCCCGTTGCGGTGAAGCGTCGGGCCGCGCTCACAGCACTGGCGCTGTTCTTTGCGCTGCTCATGCTGTTGCCGCTACTCGCCAGCGGCACGGACAACCCGTTGCTGGCGTTGCTCGATGCGTTCTACCGCGCTGGCGCGCTGGTGTTCGGCGGCGGCCACGTGGTGCTGCCGCTGCTGCAGGCCGAAGTGGTGCAGCCAGGCTGGGTAGACCGCGATACGTTCCTCGCTGGCTACGGCGCGGCCCAGGCGGTACCCGGCCCGCTGTTCACCTTTGCAGCGTTTCTCGGCGCCTCGATGAATGAGTCGTCCAGCGGCTTGCTGGGCGCGGCGGTGTGCCTGGTCGCGGTGTTCGTGCCGTCGTTCCTGCTGGTCATCGGCGTGCTGCCGTTCTGGGAGCGTCTGCGCAGCAACCGGCGCACACAGGCAGCCCTGGCGGCGGTCAACGCGGCGGTAGTCGGGTTGCTGCTGGCAGCGCTGTACGATCCGGTATGGACCAGCGGCATCAAGGCACCAGGGCATTTCGCCCTTGCCCTGCTCGCCCTCGCCGCACTGATGTACTGGAAACTACCGCCCTGGCTGGTGGTGATCGGTGGTGCTGTGGGCGGTGGCCTGATCGGCCTGACGGGCTGA
- a CDS encoding DUF1853 family protein encodes MRLCSLSALPNRLQHPQVRDLAWTILSPPLLSEAPQCQRHPLSASCWNSDPERLANWLRQQDAEPSILEAWLSLHRIRRLGLYYERLWQYALSHAPDIQLLAANLPIRQNGSTLGELDLLFCDDQGVHHLELAVKFYLGLAQGDGSRHAHWLGPGSHDRLDLKLDHMCQRQLPLCTQPATLAVLAELTGRPVQSSFWLSGYLFRPWPQSCTPPLGANPHHLQGRWLRQADWPRFQSETPDAVWQPIARSAWLAPARVTQAELWTANRFADWQAANPAQARAQLLARLEPDASGVWLEQERLFLVADDWPCNGAAARPLSST; translated from the coding sequence ATGAGACTGTGCAGTCTTTCCGCCCTCCCCAACCGCCTCCAGCATCCGCAGGTGCGCGATCTCGCCTGGACGATCCTCTCGCCGCCGCTGCTGAGCGAGGCACCGCAGTGTCAGCGTCACCCGCTGTCCGCGAGCTGCTGGAACAGCGACCCGGAGCGGCTGGCCAACTGGTTGCGGCAACAGGATGCCGAGCCATCGATTCTCGAAGCCTGGCTGTCGCTGCACCGCATTCGACGACTGGGCCTGTACTACGAGCGGCTGTGGCAATACGCGCTGTCCCACGCACCCGATATCCAGCTGCTCGCCGCCAATCTGCCGATCCGGCAGAACGGCAGCACCCTCGGCGAGCTGGACCTGCTGTTCTGCGATGACCAGGGCGTGCATCACCTGGAGCTGGCCGTGAAGTTCTACCTGGGGCTCGCGCAGGGCGATGGCAGCCGGCACGCGCATTGGCTTGGTCCCGGCAGTCACGATCGACTCGATCTGAAACTCGACCATATGTGCCAGCGACAGCTGCCGCTGTGTACCCAGCCAGCAACGCTGGCGGTGCTCGCTGAACTTACCGGCCGCCCGGTGCAAAGCAGCTTTTGGCTCAGCGGGTACCTGTTCCGCCCCTGGCCGCAGAGCTGCACGCCGCCACTCGGCGCCAACCCGCACCACCTGCAGGGCAGATGGCTGCGCCAGGCCGACTGGCCGCGCTTCCAGTCCGAGACGCCCGACGCCGTCTGGCAACCCATCGCTCGCTCGGCCTGGCTCGCGCCAGCACGTGTTACGCAAGCCGAACTGTGGACTGCCAACCGGTTCGCCGACTGGCAGGCCGCCAATCCGGCACAGGCGCGGGCGCAGCTGCTGGCGCGGCTCGAACCGGATGCATCGGGCGTCTGGCTGGAGCAGGAACGGCTGTTTCTGGTTGCCGATGATTGGCCCTGCAACGGCGCCGCAGCGCGTCCGCTGTCATCCACCTGA
- a CDS encoding NAD(+) kinase, whose translation MEQFRNIGIIGRLGSSQVLDTIRRLKRFLVERHLHVILEENIAEVLPGHGMQTSSRQRLGESCDLVIVVGGDGSLLGAARAMAKHRVPVLGINRGSLGFLTDIRPDELEEKVAEVLNGQYTLENRFLLEAQARRFDEPIGEGDALNDVVLHPGKSTRMIEFELYIDGQFVCSQKADGLIVATPTGSTAYSLSAGGPIMHPRLDAIVVVPMYPHTLSSRPIVVDGNSELKIVVSPNMQIYPQVSCDGQNHFTCAPGDTVTVRKKPQKLHLIHPLDHNYYEVCRTKLGWGSRLGGGD comes from the coding sequence ATGGAGCAATTCCGCAATATCGGCATCATCGGCCGCCTGGGTAGCTCCCAGGTGCTGGATACCATCCGCCGGCTGAAGCGATTCCTCGTCGAACGCCATCTGCATGTGATTCTTGAAGAGAACATCGCCGAGGTGCTGCCGGGACACGGCATGCAGACCTCGTCGCGGCAGCGGCTGGGCGAATCCTGCGACCTGGTGATCGTGGTTGGCGGCGACGGCAGCCTGCTGGGCGCCGCCCGGGCGATGGCCAAGCACCGGGTGCCGGTACTCGGCATCAACCGTGGCAGCCTCGGCTTTCTCACCGACATCCGTCCGGATGAGCTGGAAGAGAAAGTCGCCGAAGTGCTCAACGGCCAGTACACCCTGGAAAATCGCTTTCTGCTGGAGGCCCAGGCGCGACGCTTCGATGAGCCGATCGGCGAGGGCGACGCGCTCAATGATGTGGTGCTGCATCCGGGCAAATCCACGCGCATGATTGAATTCGAGTTGTACATCGACGGCCAGTTCGTCTGCAGCCAGAAGGCCGACGGTCTGATCGTGGCGACCCCCACCGGCTCCACTGCCTATTCGCTGTCGGCGGGCGGGCCGATCATGCATCCGCGATTGGACGCCATCGTCGTCGTGCCCATGTACCCGCACACGCTGTCGAGCCGCCCGATCGTGGTCGATGGCAACAGCGAGCTGAAGATCGTGGTGTCGCCGAACATGCAGATCTACCCGCAGGTGTCCTGCGACGGCCAGAACCACTTCACCTGCGCGCCGGGCGATACCGTGACGGTGCGCAAGAAGCCGCAGAAGCTGCACCTGATCCATCCGCTGGACCACAACTACTATGAGGTCTGCCGGACCAAGCTCGGCTGGGGCAGCCGCCTCGGCGGAGGCGATTGA
- a CDS encoding metallophosphoesterase produces MQLDPERGYDLIGDIHGCGHALARLLDQLGYHLQGGVWRHPRRQVIFLGDIIDRGPHIREALHLVYDMVDRGQAYCIMGNHEFNALGWYMPAPPGSGRDFVREHSPRFARLLQETFQQFEPYPEEWKAFRDWFYGLPLFLETERFRVVHACWDSRVIARLRPFLNDACINPAILHEAGLPGTFICQALDRLLRGTDMPLPEGMTLTSEEGFVRTFFRTKFWEENPQTYGDVVFQPDGLPDHAARMPLSQQQKSRLFLYGPNEPLLFVGHYWRRGRPGPLRDNLACLDYSAVKNGKLVAYRLDGETRLDPAKFVWVDVQAVFR; encoded by the coding sequence ATGCAGCTTGATCCCGAGCGCGGCTACGACCTGATAGGCGATATCCACGGCTGCGGCCATGCGCTGGCGCGGCTGCTGGATCAGCTGGGCTACCACCTGCAGGGCGGTGTCTGGCGTCATCCGCGGCGGCAGGTGATCTTCCTCGGCGACATCATCGACCGTGGGCCGCACATCCGTGAGGCACTGCATCTGGTCTATGACATGGTCGACCGTGGCCAGGCCTACTGCATCATGGGCAACCACGAGTTCAATGCCTTGGGCTGGTACATGCCGGCGCCGCCGGGCAGCGGTCGCGATTTCGTCCGTGAGCACTCGCCGCGTTTCGCCCGGCTGCTGCAGGAAACCTTCCAGCAGTTCGAACCCTATCCCGAGGAGTGGAAAGCCTTTCGCGACTGGTTCTACGGCCTGCCGCTGTTTCTCGAAACGGAGCGCTTCCGCGTCGTGCATGCCTGCTGGGACAGCCGCGTGATCGCGCGCCTGCGCCCGTTCCTCAACGACGCCTGCATCAATCCGGCGATACTGCACGAGGCCGGCCTGCCGGGGACCTTCATCTGCCAGGCGCTGGATCGTCTGCTGCGCGGCACCGACATGCCGCTGCCCGAAGGCATGACCCTGACCAGCGAGGAAGGCTTCGTGCGGACCTTCTTCCGCACCAAGTTCTGGGAAGAGAACCCGCAAACCTACGGTGATGTCGTGTTCCAGCCCGACGGTCTGCCGGATCACGCGGCGCGCATGCCCTTGTCGCAACAGCAGAAGAGCCGCCTGTTCCTCTACGGCCCGAACGAGCCGCTGCTGTTCGTCGGTCACTACTGGCGTCGTGGCCGTCCGGGACCGCTTCGCGACAATCTGGCCTGTCTGGACTACAGCGCGGTGAAGAACGGCAAGCTGGTGGCGTATCGGCTGGATGGCGAAACCCGGCTGGACCCGGCCAAGTTCGTCTGGGTAGATGTGCAGGCGGTGTTCCGATGA
- a CDS encoding rhomboid family intramembrane serine protease, with translation MSVAVAEALRLPLSEDLSGFIALLRRLRVPCRVSEEGDQQVLRVPLEVVEQVRDLYARHPHGDDSVVIEQPRRRGGFVAALRASPLTAAVLVITLVVAAVTLLGENFATIRWLNFVDFRVDGDYAYFASLEQTLAAGQWWRLITPIFVHFGILHLAMNSMWFWELGRRIEALQRAWMLLALTLLFGLVSNFAQYLFGGPGIFGGLSGVLYGLLGHCWLYQKLAPSEAYRLPPGVVVLMLVWLVVCLSGVIEVLSFGALAIANAAHVGGLVAGCVTGIIGGAMARRG, from the coding sequence ATGAGCGTGGCCGTTGCCGAGGCCCTGCGCCTGCCACTGTCGGAGGATCTGAGCGGTTTCATTGCCTTGCTGCGTCGCCTGCGGGTGCCGTGCCGGGTGTCGGAGGAGGGCGATCAGCAGGTACTGCGCGTACCGCTTGAAGTCGTCGAGCAGGTTCGTGACCTGTACGCACGGCATCCCCATGGCGATGACAGCGTCGTCATCGAGCAGCCGCGGCGGCGCGGCGGTTTCGTCGCCGCTCTGCGCGCCAGCCCGCTGACCGCGGCGGTGCTGGTCATCACCCTGGTCGTAGCGGCCGTCACCCTGCTCGGCGAGAACTTCGCGACGATCCGCTGGCTGAATTTCGTCGACTTCCGGGTCGATGGCGACTACGCCTACTTCGCCTCACTGGAGCAGACGCTAGCTGCCGGGCAATGGTGGCGGTTGATCACGCCGATCTTCGTGCACTTCGGCATCCTCCATTTGGCCATGAACAGCATGTGGTTCTGGGAACTGGGGCGGCGCATCGAGGCCCTTCAGCGTGCCTGGATGTTGCTGGCATTGACGTTGCTGTTCGGTCTGGTGTCCAACTTCGCCCAGTATCTGTTCGGTGGTCCGGGCATTTTTGGAGGGCTCTCCGGCGTGCTGTACGGGCTGCTCGGGCATTGCTGGCTGTACCAGAAGCTCGCGCCAAGCGAGGCCTACCGGCTGCCGCCGGGGGTGGTGGTGCTGATGCTGGTGTGGCTGGTGGTGTGCCTGAGCGGCGTCATCGAGGTGCTTAGCTTCGGGGCGCTGGCCATCGCCAACGCGGCGCATGTCGGCGGGCTGGTCGCCGGCTGCGTCACCGGCATCATCGGCGGGGCGATGGCGCGCAGGGGGTAG
- a CDS encoding DUF1315 family protein, with protein MSTFIQTAENITPEIYLNLKQALELGKWADGRKLTPEQKETCMQAVIAWEMKNLPEEQRTGFMGGQECASKSKKAEPAIDTSLFAPASGTRH; from the coding sequence ATGTCGACCTTTATCCAAACCGCCGAAAACATCACCCCCGAAATCTACCTGAATCTCAAACAGGCCCTCGAACTCGGCAAATGGGCTGACGGCCGCAAACTGACCCCCGAGCAGAAGGAAACCTGCATGCAGGCGGTGATCGCCTGGGAGATGAAGAACCTCCCGGAAGAGCAGCGCACCGGCTTCATGGGCGGCCAGGAATGTGCGTCCAAGAGCAAGAAGGCCGAGCCGGCGATCGATACCAGCCTGTTCGCTCCCGCCTCGGGAACCCGCCACTGA
- a CDS encoding DUF2797 domain-containing protein, whose product MLELGRGALSKMSIQLGAPAQYSFRLNDELVPVNPLIGKTLRLEYLGAINCTHCGRKTNKSFSQGYCYPCFKKLPQCDVCIMSPEKCHHDFGTCRDPQWGMEFCMTDHVVYLANSSGIKVGITRATQLPTRWLDQGASQALPIMRVATRQQSGMVEDLLRTQVADRTNWRALLKGDAEPIDLIEMREQIFDACAEGVRDLQQRYGLQAIQPVADAEVLEIRYPVEAYPTKVVSLDLEKTPVVEGALKGIKGQYLILDTGVINIRKFTAYQVAASATA is encoded by the coding sequence ATGCTCGAATTGGGACGCGGTGCGCTGAGCAAGATGTCGATTCAGCTCGGCGCACCGGCGCAGTATTCCTTCCGCCTGAACGACGAACTGGTGCCGGTCAATCCGCTGATCGGCAAGACCTTGCGGCTGGAATACCTCGGCGCCATCAACTGCACCCATTGCGGGCGCAAAACCAACAAGAGCTTCAGCCAGGGATACTGCTATCCCTGCTTCAAGAAGCTGCCACAGTGCGATGTCTGCATCATGAGCCCGGAAAAGTGCCATCACGATTTCGGTACCTGCCGCGATCCGCAGTGGGGCATGGAGTTCTGCATGACCGACCACGTGGTCTACCTGGCCAACTCGTCGGGCATCAAGGTGGGCATTACCCGTGCCACGCAGTTGCCGACGCGCTGGCTGGACCAGGGCGCCAGCCAGGCGTTGCCGATCATGCGGGTCGCCACGCGCCAGCAGTCGGGCATGGTCGAAGACCTGCTGCGCACTCAGGTGGCCGATCGCACCAACTGGCGGGCGCTGCTCAAAGGTGACGCCGAGCCGATCGACCTGATCGAAATGCGCGAGCAGATCTTCGATGCCTGTGCCGAGGGGGTGCGCGACTTGCAGCAGCGCTACGGGCTGCAGGCGATCCAGCCGGTGGCGGATGCCGAGGTGCTGGAGATTCGCTATCCGGTAGAGGCTTATCCGACCAAGGTGGTCAGCCTCGATCTGGAGAAGACACCCGTGGTCGAGGGCGCGCTCAAGGGCATCAAGGGCCAGTACCTGATTCTCGACACCGGCGTGATCAACATCCGCAAGTTCACCGCCTATCAGGTCGCCGCCAGCGCTACGGCGTAG